A portion of the Fulvia fulva chromosome 1, complete sequence genome contains these proteins:
- a CDS encoding Inositol transporter 1, translating to MDEKDSKAVEATQATNVEDATFEEARRMSAEKYQEAIRSGSIPKVKSQSEAIEIAHNCGWEADAVIEELEAELQARGDKKGFFDVEFANPKHFTWLLVIFASMGGLLSGLDQSLISGANLFLPDDLGLTSQQNSLVNSGMPLGAVAGALILSPANEWFGRKGAIILSCILYTVGGALEAAAMNYGMIVAARVVLGAGVGLEGGTVPVYVAETVERRLRGNMVSLYQFNIALGEVLGYAVAAMFISVPGNWRYILGSSLVFSTIMLIGMLFLPESPRFLMHKGQTLDAFAVWKRIRGTRTSEAREEFFVMKVGQEMEDQEIAEGLGSKRFPWMDFFTKPRARRAIIYANMMIFLGQFTGINAIMYYMSVLMSQMGFDKYESNYMSLVGGGSLLIGTIPAIFLMERCGRRFWAIAMLPCFFVGLVLVGASYHVPTMGGREGVYLSGLIIYEIFFGSYACLTWVIPSEVYPTYLRSYGMTTSAALLFLSSFIVTYNFTAMQNAMTKTGLALGFYGGIAVLGWFYQVFFMPETKDCTLEEIDLIFQKPTRQLVRENAASAWRTTQDLMCFRFRKVFIDRLTAPRSQSVVDNPVSKGEMLVV from the exons ATGGATGAGAAGGACAGCAAAGCCGTTGAGGCGACGCAAGCCACCAACGTTGAAGACGCAACATTCGAAGAGGCCCGCAGAATGTCGGCAGAAAAGTACCAAGAAGCCATCCGCTCCGGCAGCATCCCCAAAGTCAAGTCCCAAAGCGAAGCCATCGAAATTGCACACAATTGCGGCTGGGAAGCCGACGCAGTGATCGAAGAACTGGAGGCAGAGCTGCAAGCCCGAGGCGACAAGAAAGGCTTCTTCGACGTCGAGTTTGCCAACCCAAAGCACTTCACCTGGCTGCTCGTCATCTTCGCATCGATGGGAGGTCTCCTCTCTGGCCTTGATCAATCGCTCATCTCTGGTGCCAACTTGTTCCTGCCGGACGACTTAGGTCTCACTTCACAACAGAACAGTCTCGTCAACTCCGGCATGCCTCTCGGCGCAGTCGCTGGCGCGCTCATCCTCTCGCCAGCAAACGAATGGTTCGGCCGCAAGGGTGCCATCATCCTCTCCTGCATTCTCTACACCGTTGGAGGTGCGCTCGAAGCTGCAGCCATGAACTATGGCATGATCGTTGCTGCCCGCGTCGTTCTTGGAGCTGGTGTCGGTCTGGAGGGTGGCACAGTCCCCGTCTACGTCGCTGAGACTGTCGAGCGCCGCCTGCGAGGAAACATGGTCTCACTATACCAGTTCAACATCGCACTTGGCGAGGTGCTTGGCTACGCAGTCGCTGCCATGTTCATCAGCGTTCCTGGCAACTGGCGCTACATCCTCGGCAGTTCTCTCGTCTTCTCCACTATCATGCTTATCGGTATGCTCTTCCTACCTGAGTCGCCTCGCTTCCTCATGCACAAGGGCCAGACGCTCGACGCGTTCGCAGTCTGGAAGCGTATCCGCGGCACTCGCACCAGTGAAGCACGAGAGGAGTTCTTCGTCATGAAGGTCGGCCAGGAAATGGAAGATCAAGAAATTGCTGAAGGACTGGGCTCCAAGCGTTTCCCATGGATGGACTTCTTCACCAAGCCTCGCGCTCGTCGTGCTATTATCTACGCCAACATGATGATCTTCCTGGGACAATTCACTGGAATCAACGCTATTAT GTACTACATGAGTGTGCTCATGTCGCAGATGGGCTTCGACAAGTACGAATCGAACTACATGAGTCTAGTCGGAGGCGGCTCGCTTCTCATCGGAACCATCCCAGCCATCTTCCTGATGGAGCGGTGCGGTCGTCGCTTCTGGGCCATTGCCATGCTTCCTTGCTTCTTCGTCGGACTTGTATTAGTCGGGGCCAGTTACCACGTCCCTACCATGGGCGGCCGTGAAGGAGTCTACCTCTCTGGCCTGATCATCTACGAGATCTTCTTCGGCTCCTACGCATGTCTGACATGGGTGATCCCCTCCGAG GTCTACCCAACCTACCTGCGCTCATATGGCATGACTACGTCCGCCGCTCTACTCTTCCTCTCATCCTTCATCGTCACCTACAACTTCACGGCCATGCAAAACGCCATGACCAAGACTGGCCTGGCTCTTGGCTTCTATGGAGGTATTGCAGTTCTGGGTTGGTTCTATCAAGTGTTCTTCATGCCTGAGACCAAG GACTGCACGCTAGAGGAGATCGACTTGATCTTCCAGAAGCCAACCAGACAGCTGGTGAGGGAGAATGCTGCAAGTGCTTGGAGGACGACTCAGGACTTGATGTGCTTCAGGTTCAGGAAGGTCTTCATTGACCGTCTCACGGCACCGCGAAGCCAGAGCGTTGTGGACAATCCAGTCTCGAAGGGTGAGATGCTAGTGGTTTGA
- a CDS encoding Sedoheptulose 1,7-bisphosphatase, with translation MCIAVSALGPITMTTPRVFIIRHGETEWSLNGRHTGTSDIPLTANGEKRIRATGKALVGDDRLIVPKNLAHIYVSPRKRAQRTLELLGLGCPDPIPWQQHGKVEDVDTRATKAKVEVTEGIREWDYGEYEGVTSKEIQARRRERGKGEWDIWRDGCPGGESPQQITERLDALIADIRERFHAHAIGQPKGSVKEPFDVLIVAHGHILRAFAGRWGGKNIADNPNLILEAGGVGTLSHEHHSLDEPAILLGGAFMSDIVENAEAPK, from the exons ATGTGTATCGCAGTTTCAGCTCTTGGTCCCATCACGATGACAACACCACGAGTCTTCATAATCCGCCAC GGCGAGACAGAATGGTCCCTCAACGGCCGCCACACCGGCACCTCCGACATCCCCCTCACAGCCAACGGCGAGAAACGAATCCGAGCAACCGGCAAAGCACTAGTCGGTGACGACCGCTTAATCGTCCCCAAGAACTTGGCACACATCTACGTCTCCCCTCGCAAGCGTGCACAGCGGACTCTTGAGCTGCTGGGTTTGGGGTGTCCGGATCCCATACCGTGGCAACAGCACGGGAAGGTGGAGGATGTGGATACAAGAGCGACGAAGGCGAAGGTGGAGGTTACGGAGGGGATTAGGGAGTGGGATTATGGCGAGTATGAGGGGGTTACGAGTAAGGAGATTCAGGCGCGGAGAAGGGAGAGGGGGAAGGGGGAGTGGGATATTTGGAGGGATGGATGTCCTGGGGGAGA GTCACCACAGCAGATTACGGAGCGTCTTGATGCGTTGATTGCGGATATCCGGGAAAGATTCCATGCCCATGCGATCGGGCAGCCGAAGGGATCTGTCAAGGAGCCCTTCGATGTGCTTATCGTTGCGCATGGACATATTCTCCGGGCTTTTGCGGGCCGGTGGGGTGGGAAGAATATTGCGGATAACCCAAATTTGATACTGGAAGCTGGCGGTGTTGGTACACTCAGCCACGAGCATCACAGCCTGGACGAGCCTGCGATTCTGCTGGGAGGTGCTTTCATGTCGGATATTGTTGAGAATGCTGAGGCGCCGAAGTAG
- a CDS encoding putative pyruvate dehydrogenase protein X component, mitochondrial produces the protein MAGVAQSARLSARIASRYATRTVARRGFHISAQDRAAQNYTMPALSPTMTEGNIASWKLKEGDSFSAGDVILEIETDKATMDVEAQDDGILMKIVKEEGSKAVQVGERIGVTAESGDDISSLELPADDSSPSQGQKDTKGAQKGAEEENVKEVKQKAPEQQSQSSQTSEQSSQSQGSQKQGGKAQKQKYPLYPSVEHLLHQNGLSSADAESIPATGPAGRLLKGDVLAHLGKINKEYPAQSSARLEKLGHLDLSNIQISKKAAAKPEQGKEKPTEPELPRETEVAVPISLSAVIATQKRVQDSLGIFLPLSTFIARASELANDDLPRSKSGQPTADDLFNSVLGLDEVIKSSRGNFFPNITGISPAPLPLRQAKKPDLIDILAPKQPKPKRVLPVAPGISAKENIFSVVAKTGDESRATEYLERLKLALEQEPGRLVL, from the exons ATGGCAGGAGTCGCCCAGTCAGCGCGGTTGTCTGCCCGCATCGCCAGCAGATATGCCACCCGAACAGTTGCACGCAGAG GCTTTCACATATCAGCGCAAGACCGCGCTGCCCAGAACTACACGATGCCGGCATTGTCACCTACCATGACCGAAGGCAACATCGCAAGCTGGAAACTGAAAGAGGGCGATTCGTTCTCCGCCGGCGATGTCATTCTGGAGATCGAGACGGACAAGGCTACTATGGATGTGGAGGCGCAAGACGACGGCATTCTGATGAAGATTGTCAAGGAGGAGGGCTCCAAGGCTGTCCAGGTGGGAGAGCGGATAGGTGTCACGGCAGAGTCCGGCGACGATATAAGCAGTCTCGAGCTGCCAGCAGATGATTCGAGCCCGAGTCAAGGACAAAAGGATACTAAGGGAGCGCAAAAAGGTGCTGAGGAGGAGAATGTGAAGGAAGTGAAGCAGAAGGCGCCCGAGCAGCAGTCACAATCTTCGCAGACAAGCGAACAGTCCTCTCAAAGCCAGGGAAGTCAAAAGCAGGGCGGCAAAGCGCAGAAGCAGAAATACCCATTGTATCCATCTGTGGAGCACCTACTACACCAGAATGGACTCTCCTCCGCCGATGCAGAATCCATACCAGCCACCGGACCTGCAGGACGACTGCTCAAGGGAGACGTTCTAGCACATCTCGGCAAGATCAACAAAGAATATCCCGCGCAGTCTTCGGCGCGACTGGAGAAGCTTGGACATCTGGACCTGTCGAATATTCAGATATCGAAGAAGGCGGCCGCAAAACCTGAACAGGGCAAGGAAAAGCCGACTGAGCCTGAGCTTCCAAGAGAGACGGAAGTTGCTGTTCCAATCAGTCTAAGTGCTGTCATTGCCACACAAAAGCGAGTACAAGACTCGCTGGGCATATTCCTGCCGCTTTCGACATTCATCGCTCGCGCATCGGAACTTGCGAACGATGACCTTCCACGAAGCAAAAGCGGCCAGCCAACCGCAGATGACCTTTTCAACTCCGTGCTGGGGCTCGATGAGGTCATCAAGAGCAGCAGAGGCAATTTCTTCCCGAACATCACAGGCATTTCGCCAGCACCTCTGCCATTGAGGCAGGCCAAGAAGCCCGATCTCATCGACATACTTGCACCAAAGCAGCCCAAACCGAAGCGCGTGCTCCCTGTCGCTCCTGGCATCTCAGCGAAAGAGAACATTTTCTCCGTGGTAGCAAAAACTGGCGATGAGAGTCGGGCCACCGAATATCTCGAACGACTGAAGCTAGCATTGGAGCAGGAGCCAGGCCGACTGGTATTGTGA